The following proteins are co-located in the Trichormus variabilis 0441 genome:
- a CDS encoding CHAT domain-containing protein has protein sequence MNKTTRVYYPDFVTGRIRKIKGKLFKFLRLALCFLLALICTVNSPVLARVVTSTDTAQVTSTISLVEQGKALYDTGRFAEAAQILQQVAQEYQQKGENLKLAATLSNLSLAYQQIGEWQQAQQAITDSLNLLEGKEQNPQVLAQSLDIQGRLQLAMGKPEAALSTWQRTAKIYQQTKNFHGEVRSQINQAQAWRTQGFYRRAVKVLLEVRQKLQSQPDSLEKAVGLRSLGDALMVAGNLMDSRTTLEQSLEVAKRLAIPGEIAASYFSLGNNTRAKLQISEAINYYQQTVATSPSPLTKIQAQINHLSLLLENEKFTEVATLIPAIQAQINQLPPSHAAIYAEINFAQSLMKLTSSDNQGRNKNVPSAPSTQDVAKLLATTIQQARSLDDKRAEAYAMLSLGNLYEQNQQLPEAKSLTQQALILAQASNASDIIYRLQWQLGRLLWAQKDMSGAIAAYDTAVESLKSLRSDLVAVNQDVQFNFRDSVEPIYRQSVELLLSSQPEKVNDKILDKARQRIEALQLAELDNFFREACLQGETVLLDQVVDQDNPTAAILYPIILPKQIQVIVKIPHKPLQLYSTNVEQREVDEVLSELRKNLVRPTANKNVKTQSQQVYNWLIKPIESELAASGVKTLVFVPDGLLRNLPLGALYDGQQYLIEKYAIALSVGLQLLDPKPLQRGDLRALTAGLTQPPPNYPNFAPLPAIKSEVDLIASAGVSITSLFDQQFTREALEKEVNTEPFNVVHLATHGQFSSRAENTFILAADGPINVTQFDTLLRSREQIRPSAVELLVLSACQTAAGDSRAALGLAGAAVRAGARSTVASLWQIDDESTALLVGEFYRELKNNNITKAEALRRAQLKLLQHPNYSAPSYWSAYVLIGNWL, from the coding sequence AGAACAGGGTAAAGCCCTATACGATACAGGCAGGTTTGCCGAAGCAGCGCAAATATTACAGCAGGTGGCGCAGGAATATCAGCAAAAGGGTGAAAATCTCAAATTAGCAGCGACTCTCAGTAACTTATCTTTAGCCTATCAGCAAATAGGTGAGTGGCAACAAGCACAGCAGGCGATTACAGACAGCTTAAATTTACTTGAGGGAAAAGAGCAGAACCCCCAAGTATTAGCCCAATCATTAGATATTCAAGGCCGTCTGCAACTGGCGATGGGTAAACCAGAGGCAGCTTTAAGCACTTGGCAGCGCACAGCCAAGATATATCAACAAACTAAAAATTTTCATGGCGAAGTGCGATCGCAAATCAATCAAGCCCAGGCATGGCGGACACAAGGCTTTTATCGTCGGGCGGTGAAAGTTTTACTAGAAGTTAGGCAAAAATTACAATCACAGCCAGACTCCCTAGAAAAAGCAGTGGGATTGCGATCGCTTGGTGATGCTCTGATGGTAGCAGGGAATTTAATGGACTCCCGCACTACCTTAGAACAGAGTCTAGAAGTTGCCAAGCGCTTGGCAATACCTGGGGAAATTGCAGCTAGTTACTTTAGTTTAGGAAACAATACCCGCGCTAAACTGCAAATATCAGAAGCGATCAACTACTATCAACAAACAGTAGCCACATCCCCCTCACCTTTAACGAAAATTCAAGCCCAAATCAACCACCTCAGCTTGCTGCTGGAGAACGAAAAATTTACGGAAGTTGCCACTCTGATTCCAGCAATACAAGCCCAAATCAACCAATTACCCCCTAGTCATGCGGCTATCTACGCCGAGATTAACTTTGCTCAAAGTCTCATGAAACTGACGAGTTCCGACAACCAAGGGCGGAATAAAAATGTTCCATCAGCACCAAGCACTCAGGATGTAGCCAAATTATTAGCAACCACTATCCAACAAGCCCGCAGTTTGGATGATAAACGGGCAGAAGCCTATGCAATGTTGAGTTTGGGGAATTTGTATGAACAAAACCAGCAATTGCCAGAAGCCAAAAGTCTGACCCAACAAGCCTTAATCTTAGCCCAGGCTAGTAACGCGTCAGACATTATCTATCGCTTGCAGTGGCAGTTGGGGCGGTTGCTATGGGCGCAAAAAGATATGTCTGGTGCGATCGCCGCTTATGATACAGCAGTAGAAAGCCTAAAATCCCTACGCAGTGACTTAGTAGCTGTCAATCAAGATGTGCAGTTTAACTTCCGTGACAGTGTAGAACCCATCTATCGGCAATCGGTGGAGTTATTGTTGTCATCCCAGCCAGAAAAAGTTAATGACAAAATTCTCGATAAAGCCCGTCAACGGATTGAAGCATTGCAATTGGCAGAATTAGATAACTTCTTTCGGGAAGCTTGCTTGCAAGGCGAAACAGTGTTACTCGATCAAGTGGTAGACCAAGATAACCCCACAGCGGCGATTCTCTACCCGATTATTTTGCCAAAACAGATTCAGGTAATCGTTAAGATTCCCCACAAACCTTTGCAACTTTACAGCACTAATGTTGAACAAAGAGAAGTTGACGAAGTTCTGAGCGAACTACGCAAAAACCTTGTTCGTCCCACAGCTAACAAAAACGTCAAAACTCAGTCGCAACAGGTTTATAACTGGCTCATCAAACCTATTGAATCAGAATTAGCAGCTAGTGGGGTAAAAACTCTCGTGTTTGTTCCCGATGGTTTATTACGCAATTTACCACTAGGCGCACTTTATGATGGACAGCAATACTTAATAGAAAAATATGCGATCGCCTTGAGTGTAGGTTTGCAACTCCTCGACCCCAAACCCCTACAACGAGGAGACCTGAGAGCATTAACGGCTGGACTCACTCAACCCCCACCAAACTACCCCAACTTTGCCCCATTACCTGCAATCAAGTCGGAAGTAGACTTAATTGCTAGCGCAGGAGTTTCCATTACGAGTTTATTCGACCAGCAATTTACCCGCGAAGCACTAGAAAAAGAAGTCAACACAGAACCATTTAACGTAGTTCATTTAGCCACACATGGCCAATTTAGTTCCCGTGCTGAAAACACCTTTATTTTGGCAGCAGATGGGCCAATTAACGTTACCCAGTTCGATACCTTGCTTCGCAGTCGAGAACAAATTCGTCCGAGTGCAGTAGAACTATTAGTTTTAAGCGCTTGTCAAACCGCAGCCGGAGATAGTCGCGCTGCTCTTGGTTTAGCAGGAGCCGCAGTCCGCGCCGGCGCACGCAGCACGGTAGCATCTCTGTGGCAAATTGATGATGAATCAACAGCTTTATTGGTTGGTGAATTCTATCGAGAACTCAAAAACAACAACATCACTAAAGCCGAAGCCCTCCGCCGCGCCCAACTAAAATTATTACAACATCCCAACTACAGCGCCCCAAGTTACTGGTCTGCCTACGTGTTAATTGGTAATTGGTTGTAA